The following are encoded together in the Vigna angularis cultivar LongXiaoDou No.4 chromosome 9, ASM1680809v1, whole genome shotgun sequence genome:
- the LOC108347192 gene encoding probable RNA-binding protein ARP1 — translation MMTTNTSPKNNNVGEFGDTTLTKVFVGGLAWETPKDALRDHFEKYGEILEAVIISDKLTGKSKGYGFVTFKEAEAAKKACEDSATLVINGRRANCNLAFLGARRPRSSSTASPPPHPQGGSNSGVVVKNNAAGNHVQPYYHPLRTTAMPFHNHPLPFYGYTPTYIVTDINYNYNQKLSYGNGGAYQQMSHVYPRQGIVGGNTVMPVYPLYQYHHPTETIGLPAHNFYPTAPWAPFTIISKPSSIIPHTGTVGTGECFKRVV, via the exons ATGATGACCACCAACACAAGTCCCAAAAACAACAACGTTGGAGAATTTGGGGACACCACTCTCACCAAGGTTTTTGTTGGGGGCCTGGCATGGGAGACTCCCAAGGATGCCCTCAGAGACCATTTTGAAAAGTATGGTGAGATCCTTGAAGCTGTCATCATTTCTGATAAGCTTACTGGCAAATCCAAAGGCTATGGCTTT gtgacTTTCAAAGAGGCTGAGGCTGCCAAAAAAGCTTGCGAGGACTCTGCAACTCTTGTTATCAATGGCCGTCGAGCCAACTGCAATCTGGCTTTCTTAGGTGCTCGTCGTCCAAGGTCTTCTTCCACTGCTTCACCACCTCCACACCCACAAG GAGGATCAAACAGTGGAGTGGTGGTGAAGAACAATGCAGCAGGGAATCACGTGCAGCCATATTATCATCCACTCAGAACAACTGCCATGCCCTTCCACAATCACCCTCTTCCTTTCTATGG GTACACTCCAACCTACATTGTGACAGACATAAACTACAATTACAACCAG AAACTGAGCTATGGCAATGGTGGGGCCTACCAGCAGATGTCCCATGTGTACCCTAGGCAGGGGATTGTGGGTGGCAACACAGTAATGCCAGTGTACCCTCTCTATCAGTATCATCATCCAACGGAGACCATTGGCCTACCAGCTCACAACTTTTATCCAACCGCACCCTGGGCCCCATTCACCATCATTTCCAAACCATCCTCTATAATTCCTCATACAG